A part of Diprion similis isolate iyDipSimi1 chromosome 12, iyDipSimi1.1, whole genome shotgun sequence genomic DNA contains:
- the LOC124413278 gene encoding zinc finger protein OZF-like, with translation METNIGTEFKLKNGSTAELPSNCQEYVDEYPSPYIKAELPFINEELARSATFSRCTQAGRVKECIRIQDQKSTTLGTKDDFVDTETSSENNFSSRNVRSGSIFSWDSLMKSWQDSSTQCDSVNILKENPIVDDNYKYTARSDQEQSSTSTENIISGQSNDFVQNEKEEEDRAQCEICKKWVRKSYLVRHTRGHFAKRTHKCPQPNCNKSFIQRSKLLAHTQVHNGTRPYQCNICQKKFSQSSHLTVHISVHTGEKPYECNICNRKFTQKSALTVHSLIHTGQKSYECSICQKFFRQKSHLTVHMKFHAGIKPYGCSICSKSFTRKSSLNRHELTHSKMKPHKCRICKKTFIQKSNLSRHVQTHMEQGVTNEFVECILPDIKTDQLYRA, from the exons ATGGAAACAAACATCGGTACAGAATTCAAACTAAAAAATGGCTCGACTGCAGAGCTCCCTTCAAACTGTCAAGAGTACGTTGATGAATATCCATCACCATATATCAAAGCAGAGTTGCCTTTCATTAATGAAGAACTTGCTCGCTCTGCAACGTTCTCCCGCTGTACACAAGCTGGACGTGTTAAAGAATGTATTCGCATACAAGATCAAAAATCC ACTACTCTTGGTACAAAGGATGATTTTGTAGATACCGAAACATCATCAGAGAACAATTTTAGCTCGAGAAATGTAAGATCGGGGAGCATTTTTTCGTGGGATTCTCTAATGAAATCATGGCAAGATTCTTCTACGCAGTGTGACAGTGTGAACATTCTCAAAGAGAATCCTATTGTAGATGATAATTACAAATATACGGCTCGTTCTGATCAAGAACAGTCAAGTACTTCTACAGAAAACATAATTTCTGGGCAATCGAATgattttgtacaaaatgagaaggaagaagaggacAGGGCGCAATGCGAAATATGTAAAAAGTGGGTCAGGAAGAGTTACCTAGTACGTCATACAAGAGGCCACTTTGCCAAGAGAACACATAAATGTCCCCAACCGAATTGCAACAAGTCTTTTATACAGAGGTCAAAACTCCTAGCTCACACTCAAGTCCACAATGGGACCAGACCCTATCAATGCAATATTTGtcagaaaaaattctcccAGAGTTCTCATTTAACTGTTCACATAAGCGTTCACACCGGTGAAAAACCTTATGAATGTAACATTTGCAATAGAAAGTTCACACAGAAATCCGCACTGACTGTACACTCGTTGATTCATACTGGCCAAAAATCGTACGAGTGTAGTAtttgtcagaaattttttaggcAAAAATCACACTTGACCGTACACATGAAATTTCATGCTGGTATAAAGCCATATGGCTGCTCTATTTGTAGTAAATCATTCACTCGTAAATCAAGCTTGAATCGACACGAATTAACCCATAGTAAAATGAAGCCTCACAAGTGTCgtatctgtaaaaaaacatttattcaaaaatcaaatctaAGTCGACATGTACAAACGCATATGGAGCAGGGGGTGACGAATGAATTCGTCGAATGCATATTGCCAGACATCAAAACCGATCAATTATATCGTGCATAA
- the LOC124412830 gene encoding kelch-like protein 18: MSRTSRRNLDREIPGVLVPVENRASLARRGVNNFIQALPGPQGWTRNGTSLSSSSSSSSLNTTRAAIPGCATHRMRGVNMEAMKIIQKKVENLDISDLDDEKQIVFEQVDLYAQGFPVFEEIRRQGKLCDVTLKVDDQSFSAHRIVLAATIPYFNAMFLNNMIESKQNDITLQGIDAVALEAAINFAYSGRITLTNSNVQSLMMGASFLHLHKVRDACADFLKKRFHPHNALGIRHFADTLSCVTLVEEADKYIQQYFHEVSLADEFLAQPFSELKELICRDELHVVSEEQVFEAVMRWVRHDKENRTKNLPELLASVRLPLLTPQYLADHIAKEDLIRSSHQCRDLLDEARDYHLMPERRHLLQSFRSRPRCCNYIMGHIFAVGGLTKSGDSLSTVEVFDPFIGRWQTSEAMTMLRSRVGVAVHKNKLYAFGGYNGTERLSTVEVYDPCLRTWNKIGPMQCKRSAVGTTALGDHLYVCGGYDGVTSLNTVERYSPNTDKWKMISSMNKHRSAGGVVAFQGYVYALGGHDGLSIFDSVERYDPLSGIWTVIKPMLTRRCRLGVATLNGKLYVCGGYDGSTFLQSVEVYDPVIDTWKFVAPMNVMRSRVALVANMGKLWAIGGYDGVSNLSTVEVYDPSTDSWSFVASMCAHEGGVGVGVIPLC; this comes from the exons ATGTCTCGTACATCTAGAAGAAATTTAGATCGTGAAATACCTGGTGTTTTGGTGCCGGTTGAAAACAGAGCCTCTTTGGCCAGACGAGGTGTAAACAATTTCATCCAAGCGTTACCAGGACCCCAAGGCTGGACCAGAAATGGAAcatcattatcatcgtcatcgtcgtcgtcgtcgttgaacACAACACGCGCCGCGATACCGGGATGCGCGACGCACAGAATGCGCGGGGTTAACATGgaggcgatgaaaattatccAGAAAAAGGTCGAAAACCTCGATATTTCGGATTTGGATGATGAGAAGCAGATTGTGTTCGAGCAAGTTGACCTTTACGCCCAAGGTTTTCCAGTCTTTGAAGAAATACGAAGGCAGGGGAAACTCTGCGATGTCACGCTTAAG GTCGATGATCAAAGTTTCAGTGCGCATAGGATAGTCCTGGCTGCGACGATACCATACTTTAATGCAATGTTTTTGAACAATATGATCGAAAGCAAGCAAAACGACATAACATTACAGGGAATTGACGCTGT agcTTTAGAGGCAGCAATCAATTTTGCATACAGTGGCCGGATTACTCTGACTAATAGCAACGTTCAAAGTCTTATGATGGGTGCATCTTTTCTTCATCTGCACAAAGTCAGAGATGCATGTGccgattttctcaaaaaacg ATTTCATCCACACAACGCACTTGGAATTCGTCACTTTGCTGATACGTTGAGCTGCGTAACTCTTGTCGAAGAAGCCGACAAATATATTCAACAGTATTTCCACGAAGTATCTTTGGCTGATGAATTTCTTGCTCAACCATTCTCTGAACTTAAAGAACTGATCTGCAGAGATGAACTGCATGTTGTCTCCGAAGAACAAGTATTTGAAGCCGTTATGCGGTGGGTCAGACACGACaaagaaaatagaacaaaaaatttacctgAACTTCTAGCTTCTGTCAGATTGCCTCTGCTTACACCTCAATACTTAGCTGATCATATCGCCAAGGAAGATCTTATTAGAAGTTCTCATCAATGCAG AGACTTACTAGATGAAGCTCGTGATTATCACCTAATGCCGGAGAGACGACATCTCTTGCAAAGTTTTAGATCCCGTCCGAGATGCTGCAACTACATAATGGGCCACATTTTTGCTGTGGGAGGTCTGACAAAGTCTGGAGACTCGCTCAGCACGGTTGAAGTGTTCGATCCATTCATTG GTAGGTGGCAGACATCGGAGGCCATGACTATGCTCAGGAGCCGAGTTGGTGTTGCAGTTCACAAAAACAAACTGTATGCCTTTGGAGGCTATAATGGTACGGAGAGGCTTTCAACAGTTGAAGTTTATGATCCTTGTTTGAGGACCTGGAATAAAATTGGTCCCATGCAATGTAAGCGCAG TGCTGTCGGTACAACGGCACTAGGTGATCACCTGTATGTATGCGGCGGTTATGATGGAGTTACTTCTTTGAATACGGTCGAAAGATATTCCCCAAACACGGATAAGTGGAAAATGATTAGTTCAATGAATAAGCATCGCTCTGCTGGTGGAGTGGTTGCATTCCAAGGCTATGTTTATGCGCTTGGTGGTCATGATGGTTTATCTATATTTGATTCG GTTGAAAGGTACGATCCACTGAGTGGAATTTGGACTGTGATTAAACCAATGTTAACAAGGCGGTGTAGATTAGGAGTTGCGACACTTAATGGGAAATTGTACGTATGCGGTGGCTATGATGGATCGACTTTTCTACAATCAGTAGAAGTCTACGACCCTGTTATAGATAC GTGGAAGTTTGTGGCCCCAATGAACGTGATGAGGAGCCGTGTAGCATTAGTGGCTAACATGGGTAAACTGTGGGCAATTGGTGGATATGATGGAGTTTCAAATCTGTCAACTGTAGAAGTATATGACCCAAGTACCGATTCATGGTCGTTTGTTGCGTCTATGTGCGCACACGAAGGTGGAGTGGGCGTGGGAGTAATTCCACTCTGTTAA